A portion of the Nitrospira defluvii genome contains these proteins:
- a CDS encoding TonB-dependent receptor plug domain-containing protein — MSSCGGLISLCCVTFGQAQDPPFSATGESNHLSAGEELEFLKEEETVSIATRYEQPISQAPSNVYVITDEDIRQSGATDIPTILRRVPGLDVMQVTGADFNVSARGDNQLFANKLLVMVDGRSIYIDGQGLVFWKSLPVTLPEIKRIEVLKGPASVVYGFNAFDGVINIITKSAQDMKGTTLQFGGGELGTISSAAVQAGSAGKLDYRLSIGHDQNQQWRNNDALAFRSNKFNVNTQYNFSGDATLRVAGGFIDTNRFDGPVSNVQIPQSQFNQGYTDVHYQYRNVSIRGWWQGNDIPVDSATHPLLSRFVRQTNATGGSNVSFTTQTYNLEAQHSLDLSPSNRLSYGVNYRYNRVDGAAVSELGREDRLGIHLQDEWKIRPSLTLVAGVRYDLHTRINGTWSPRVALVYNLTPEHTFRISGSVAYRPPTLFESNLDLRILPTSPPLFAPIPLFGSQTLNPEQIISYEAGYQGWWMNHRLRTRLDLFFNHLSDLINFQTVGTARTLVNGGEADIYGSEAGIEFLATRWLSGFANASYQKIGQTFTGVSRRGGPDWKANVGVRGEWDSGLNGEVAVHYVAGATYPLIELFTLLAPALPTPVSQTVESYTLLNLRGGYRFWHDKAEVAVSVMNALNDRHKEHPLGDMLGSRVMGWVTIRL, encoded by the coding sequence TTGTCATCCTGCGGAGGGCTCATCAGCCTCTGCTGTGTCACCTTTGGTCAGGCTCAGGATCCGCCATTCTCCGCGACGGGTGAATCGAATCACCTGTCCGCCGGGGAAGAACTAGAGTTTCTCAAAGAAGAGGAGACCGTCAGCATTGCCACGCGGTACGAACAGCCAATTTCCCAAGCCCCCTCCAATGTCTACGTCATTACGGACGAAGATATCCGCCAATCCGGCGCCACCGACATCCCGACCATTCTCCGCCGCGTGCCCGGGCTGGATGTGATGCAGGTCACAGGCGCCGATTTTAATGTCAGCGCACGAGGCGACAACCAGCTGTTCGCCAACAAACTCCTCGTGATGGTGGACGGTCGCTCCATCTACATCGACGGACAAGGCCTGGTGTTCTGGAAATCGCTTCCGGTCACCCTCCCGGAGATTAAACGCATCGAGGTGCTGAAAGGGCCCGCCTCTGTCGTCTACGGCTTCAACGCCTTCGACGGAGTGATCAACATCATCACGAAGTCCGCTCAGGACATGAAGGGCACGACGTTGCAGTTCGGCGGCGGGGAACTCGGCACCATCTCCAGTGCCGCCGTCCAGGCCGGATCGGCGGGCAAACTCGACTATCGTCTCTCCATCGGCCATGACCAGAATCAGCAATGGCGGAACAATGACGCGCTGGCGTTTCGTTCGAATAAATTCAACGTCAACACGCAATACAACTTTTCGGGAGATGCTACGTTACGGGTAGCCGGGGGGTTCATCGATACGAATCGCTTCGACGGGCCTGTCTCGAACGTGCAGATTCCGCAATCGCAGTTCAACCAAGGCTATACGGATGTCCACTATCAATACCGAAACGTTTCCATTCGCGGCTGGTGGCAAGGCAACGATATTCCCGTCGACTCCGCTACGCACCCGTTACTCTCCCGATTTGTCCGACAGACGAATGCCACCGGCGGCTCGAATGTCTCCTTCACCACCCAGACTTACAACCTCGAAGCGCAGCACAGCCTCGACCTGAGTCCATCCAACCGTCTCAGTTACGGCGTCAACTACCGGTACAACCGGGTCGATGGCGCGGCCGTCTCCGAGTTGGGTCGAGAAGATCGCCTCGGGATTCACCTGCAGGACGAGTGGAAGATACGGCCATCGCTCACCCTTGTGGCCGGTGTCCGCTACGATCTGCACACCAGAATCAACGGCACCTGGAGCCCGCGTGTCGCCCTCGTCTACAACCTGACGCCGGAGCATACGTTTCGTATCAGCGGCTCGGTCGCCTACCGCCCCCCGACGCTCTTCGAATCGAATCTTGATCTTCGTATCCTGCCGACCAGTCCGCCGCTCTTTGCACCGATTCCGCTGTTCGGCTCCCAGACACTCAATCCTGAGCAAATCATTTCTTACGAAGCGGGATACCAGGGCTGGTGGATGAACCACCGGCTCCGGACCAGGCTCGACCTCTTTTTTAATCACCTCTCCGACTTGATCAACTTCCAAACCGTCGGCACCGCGCGCACGCTCGTCAACGGCGGAGAAGCCGACATTTATGGAAGCGAGGCGGGAATCGAATTCCTGGCCACCAGGTGGTTGAGCGGGTTCGCGAACGCGTCCTATCAGAAAATCGGGCAGACCTTCACCGGCGTCTCTCGGCGTGGCGGCCCGGATTGGAAGGCGAACGTCGGTGTGCGCGGCGAGTGGGACAGCGGACTCAACGGGGAGGTCGCGGTGCACTACGTTGCCGGTGCCACCTACCCGCTGATCGAATTGTTTACCCTGCTCGCGCCGGCGCTCCCCACGCCAGTGAGCCAGACGGTCGAAAGTTATACCCTGCTGAATCTTCGCGGCGGCTATCGCTTCTGGCATGACAAGGCCGAAGTGGCCGTTTCAGTCATGAACGCGCTCAATGATCGCCACAAGGAACATCCTCTTGGCGACATGCTGGGCAGCCGCGTCATGGGCTGGGTCACCATCAGATTGTGA
- a CDS encoding TonB-dependent receptor plug domain-containing protein, with product MRHDAIKSTSPPLLAVVLAITLRSVAAADTAPLIFEDSLSFPVSNDLELLKEEETVSIASRYEQPISQAPSNVYVVTDEDIRQSGATDLPTVLRRIPGLEIMQMTAGDFNVSARGGNQPFANKMLVMVDGRSIYLDVQGTVYWKSIPVTLPEIKRIEVLKGPASAVYGFNAFDGVINIITKSPEEMKGSTVQMGGGEQGTISSAAVHAGTVGKFGYRLSVGRDQTQQWRDGDALAFRAHKFNIQTDYALSSTSKLQVSGGVVETNRYDGQVGEVTSNSIRPSFGYANVVYEQGEFFIRAWWSGYTDHATIKPLPQLTNVLSVTDRNGVSTNPFSGNTYNVDVQHAFNLGSMNRLLYGANYRHNSLSSPAIDQFSRENRLGLFLQDEWRATSAITIVAGLRYDLHTQINGTWSPRLAMLYQPLEGHTFHLSGSVAYRPPTLFESHQDQRVTTSIPTGLPFPLPPSISSTVPVTGATGLAPEQISSYEVGYQGWYWKHRLRIRADLFFNHVSNLIGSRPVSGGASTFVNDSGAADIYGGEAGIEFLASRWLSGFANYAYEEIGQSFSGTVRRGAPRSKVSAGLRTEWENGLSGEISYYYVGAVTYPIAQSFTTLANLPTTGITTPGDRVRSYNLLNLRAGYRFWQQKAAAGYMRDAEVAVSVFNALNDEHKEHPLGDLISRRVMGWLTLRF from the coding sequence ATGAGGCATGACGCCATAAAGAGCACCTCGCCCCCGCTCCTCGCAGTGGTCTTGGCGATCACCCTTCGGAGTGTCGCCGCCGCGGACACAGCCCCACTGATCTTCGAGGACTCGCTGTCTTTCCCGGTGAGCAACGACCTTGAACTGCTCAAGGAAGAGGAAACCGTGAGCATCGCCTCACGATACGAACAACCCATTTCTCAGGCGCCATCGAACGTCTACGTGGTCACCGACGAAGACATCCGGCAGTCCGGAGCCACCGACCTTCCCACCGTCCTCCGCCGCATTCCGGGTCTGGAAATCATGCAGATGACGGCCGGCGACTTTAATGTCAGTGCCAGGGGAGGCAACCAGCCGTTCGCGAACAAAATGCTGGTCATGGTGGACGGACGCTCCATTTATCTCGACGTACAAGGCACCGTCTATTGGAAATCGATCCCGGTCACCCTTCCTGAGATCAAGCGGATTGAAGTCCTCAAAGGTCCCGCCTCGGCAGTGTACGGCTTCAACGCCTTTGACGGAGTCATCAATATCATCACCAAGTCACCGGAAGAAATGAAAGGGTCCACAGTACAAATGGGCGGGGGCGAGCAAGGCACCATAAGTAGTGCGGCGGTCCATGCCGGGACTGTCGGCAAGTTTGGCTATCGGCTTTCGGTTGGCCGGGATCAGACGCAACAATGGCGAGATGGCGACGCCCTTGCGTTTCGTGCGCACAAGTTCAATATCCAAACGGACTATGCGTTGTCCTCAACATCGAAGCTGCAAGTATCCGGAGGGGTAGTCGAAACGAATCGGTACGATGGGCAAGTCGGAGAAGTAACCAGCAATTCTATTCGCCCGTCCTTCGGCTACGCCAACGTCGTGTATGAACAGGGAGAGTTTTTCATTCGTGCCTGGTGGTCCGGATATACAGACCACGCCACGATCAAACCCCTTCCCCAATTGACCAACGTCCTCAGTGTGACCGACCGCAATGGCGTGTCGACGAATCCCTTTTCCGGCAATACCTACAATGTCGATGTGCAACACGCGTTCAATCTCGGCTCAATGAATCGTCTTCTCTATGGGGCAAACTATCGGCACAACTCGCTATCCAGTCCGGCTATCGATCAATTCAGTCGAGAAAACCGCTTGGGCCTGTTTTTACAGGATGAATGGCGAGCCACCTCTGCCATTACGATCGTGGCCGGTCTTCGCTATGATCTTCACACCCAGATCAACGGCACCTGGAGTCCTCGCCTGGCCATGCTGTACCAACCACTCGAAGGACACACCTTTCATCTATCAGGCTCCGTGGCCTATCGACCGCCGACACTTTTTGAATCTCATCAGGACCAGCGAGTAACCACATCGATCCCGACCGGCTTGCCGTTCCCGCTTCCTCCGTCGATTTCTTCGACCGTTCCGGTGACCGGCGCGACCGGACTCGCCCCGGAACAGATCTCCTCCTATGAGGTCGGATATCAAGGCTGGTACTGGAAACATCGGCTCCGCATCCGCGCGGATCTTTTTTTCAACCATGTCTCAAACTTGATCGGCAGCCGGCCCGTCTCCGGCGGCGCCTCCACCTTCGTAAACGACTCGGGGGCCGCTGATATTTACGGAGGCGAAGCCGGCATTGAGTTTCTGGCAAGTCGGTGGCTGAGTGGATTTGCCAACTACGCCTATGAGGAAATCGGTCAGTCGTTCAGCGGGACGGTCAGACGGGGCGCGCCGCGCTCGAAAGTCAGCGCCGGACTCAGAACAGAATGGGAGAACGGTCTCAGCGGAGAAATTAGTTACTACTATGTCGGTGCCGTCACCTATCCGATTGCACAGAGCTTTACGACATTAGCGAATCTCCCGACAACCGGAATCACAACGCCGGGAGATCGTGTCCGCAGCTACAACCTGCTCAACCTGCGCGCAGGCTACCGATTTTGGCAGCAGAAAGCCGCCGCCGGCTACATGCGCGACGCCGAAGTCGCGGTGTCCGTCTTCAATGCGCTGAATGATGAGCACAAGGAACACCCGCTGGGGGACCTCATCAGCAGGCGGGTCATGGGATGGTTGACCCTTCGGTTTTAA
- a CDS encoding PAS domain-containing response regulator encodes MAPTTLTHSILVVDDDPDIALGLQDLLDHDGYQVNVAVTCAEALAQTRTHHYNAVLLDLGLPDGDGTSVLLTLQQQQPQLPVIILTAYTSTDRTVGALTQGAFAYLTKPYNRDELRAVLQRAVGVQALAAKVEHAEHALHESEARFRSLVEAATDSIVLADDQGRIISWNPAASHLFGYTDDEVRGKSLSLLMPPRYRAAHERGLARVGETGQSRLIGRLVELEGLRKDGTEFPLELSLAMWKTDGAIFYSGIIRDITQRRLAEDILDRLRHLHEVILTQAGEGIYGLDEKGRTTFVNPTAAQLLGYEPSELIEQPMHAVLHHSHPDGSAYPLDDCPIYAALRDGLVHRVSTDVFWRKSGGQIPVEYVSTPIIEKGRIAGAVVVFRDISERKEAERAVEESQERFRQLAEHIREVFWITNPEKTRVLYISPGYEEIWGRTCDSLYAHPASWLDAIHPEDRSRIQEAAMNRQTLEDYDEEYRILRPDGSLRWIWDRAYPIRDASGRVYRIVGFAEDITESKRVEADLIDSERRYRALFDNNPSMYFMVNADGLVLSVNRFGAERLGYDQPELIGSSVMAVFHPADQDAVRRNLASCLSDMGQPKSWELRKVRKDGSVIWVRETAHAVRNDQQVPVVLIVCEDISAMKEAEIALHDSEEMKNQILRSSADCIKVLDLDGQLQYMNDAGQRLLDIKDLVAYTGKSWAEFWEGDDRDAAMAALEAARSGDIGKFVGFCPTTGGQPKWWDVQVTPMLDTQGFSRRLLAISRDITAYKHAQESLHASEERLEHVIRGSHDGFWDGHVLPGHPWHSPLTPVWWSPRVREMLGYSEEEFPDILESWASRLHPDDREGVFRRLQACMEEGVSHYDVEYRLLNKQQEYQWFHARAEVVQRDAQGRAVRMAGALQDITDRKRTEANLILSEERLRMALAASDLGIWDWDVPSNRLYWSDGVEALFGLAPGSFPGTYPAYIGLIYLVDRGSTLTRIELSLRDHTSITIRHRVVWPDGTIHWLAWTGRIYRGTDGVATRVLGIIHDTKGLTGE; translated from the coding sequence ATGGCACCAACAACACTCACTCATTCCATCCTCGTCGTGGATGATGATCCTGACATTGCACTCGGACTGCAGGACTTGCTCGACCACGACGGATATCAGGTGAATGTGGCCGTGACCTGCGCGGAAGCCCTCGCACAAACCCGTACGCACCACTACAACGCAGTACTGCTAGACTTGGGCTTGCCGGACGGAGACGGCACTTCCGTCTTGCTCACGTTACAACAGCAGCAGCCGCAACTTCCCGTCATCATTCTGACCGCCTATACAAGCACCGACCGCACGGTCGGCGCGTTGACCCAGGGAGCCTTTGCCTACCTCACCAAACCCTACAACCGTGATGAGCTGCGCGCGGTCCTGCAACGGGCAGTCGGAGTCCAAGCCCTGGCTGCCAAGGTCGAACATGCTGAACACGCGTTGCACGAGAGCGAGGCGCGATTCCGGTCTCTGGTCGAAGCCGCAACCGACTCCATCGTGCTGGCCGATGACCAGGGCCGGATCATTTCCTGGAATCCTGCCGCGTCACATCTCTTCGGCTACACGGATGATGAAGTGCGCGGAAAATCCCTCAGTCTGCTGATGCCGCCCCGGTACCGCGCCGCCCATGAACGCGGCCTCGCCCGTGTCGGGGAGACGGGCCAATCCCGCCTCATCGGGCGCCTCGTCGAACTGGAAGGACTGCGGAAGGACGGCACCGAGTTCCCGCTCGAACTCTCGCTGGCCATGTGGAAAACTGACGGGGCCATCTTTTACAGCGGCATCATCCGCGACATCACCCAGCGTCGCCTGGCAGAAGATATTCTCGATCGCCTCCGCCATTTGCACGAAGTCATCCTCACCCAGGCCGGCGAAGGCATCTACGGTCTGGACGAGAAGGGACGGACCACGTTCGTCAACCCGACGGCCGCCCAATTGCTCGGCTATGAGCCTTCTGAGCTGATCGAGCAACCGATGCATGCGGTGCTGCATCATTCGCACCCTGACGGGAGCGCCTACCCGCTCGACGACTGTCCGATCTATGCAGCGCTTCGTGACGGCCTGGTGCACCGGGTCTCGACCGATGTGTTCTGGCGCAAAAGCGGAGGCCAGATCCCGGTCGAATATGTCAGTACCCCGATCATCGAAAAGGGGCGCATTGCCGGTGCGGTGGTCGTGTTCCGCGATATTTCCGAACGGAAGGAGGCGGAACGCGCCGTCGAGGAAAGCCAGGAACGATTCCGGCAATTGGCGGAACACATCCGAGAGGTATTCTGGATCACCAATCCGGAAAAAACACGCGTGCTCTACATCAGCCCAGGCTATGAAGAGATCTGGGGGCGCACCTGTGACAGTCTCTACGCCCATCCCGCGTCCTGGCTCGATGCGATCCATCCTGAGGATCGCTCACGGATCCAGGAGGCCGCCATGAACCGACAAACCCTGGAGGACTACGATGAGGAATATCGCATCCTCCGGCCGGATGGGTCTCTGCGATGGATCTGGGATCGGGCCTATCCGATCAGAGATGCCTCAGGGAGGGTCTATCGCATCGTAGGATTCGCGGAAGATATCACCGAGTCCAAACGCGTCGAAGCAGATTTGATCGACAGCGAGCGACGGTATCGTGCGCTCTTCGACAATAACCCTTCTATGTATTTCATGGTCAATGCCGATGGACTCGTGCTGTCCGTGAATCGCTTTGGCGCGGAACGGCTCGGGTACGACCAGCCAGAGTTGATCGGCAGCTCTGTCATGGCCGTGTTCCATCCGGCCGATCAGGACGCCGTCCGCCGAAACCTCGCATCCTGTCTCTCAGACATGGGACAGCCCAAGAGTTGGGAACTACGCAAAGTCCGGAAGGACGGGAGTGTGATCTGGGTACGGGAAACCGCCCACGCCGTGCGCAACGATCAGCAGGTCCCGGTGGTGCTGATCGTCTGTGAAGACATCAGCGCCATGAAAGAGGCCGAGATCGCCCTTCATGACAGCGAAGAGATGAAGAATCAAATCCTGCGCAGCAGCGCCGACTGTATCAAGGTTCTGGATCTCGACGGGCAGTTACAATACATGAACGATGCGGGGCAACGGCTGCTCGACATCAAAGATCTTGTGGCCTACACCGGCAAGTCCTGGGCTGAGTTTTGGGAGGGGGACGACCGCGACGCCGCCATGGCGGCCCTCGAAGCCGCCAGATCCGGCGATATCGGGAAATTCGTCGGGTTCTGCCCCACCACCGGCGGACAACCGAAGTGGTGGGACGTACAGGTCACACCCATGCTTGATACCCAAGGATTTTCGCGTCGCCTCCTCGCCATCTCCCGCGACATCACGGCATACAAACACGCCCAGGAATCTCTCCATGCCAGTGAAGAGCGATTGGAGCATGTGATTCGTGGTTCTCACGACGGCTTCTGGGATGGCCACGTCCTCCCCGGCCATCCCTGGCACTCACCGCTCACGCCTGTCTGGTGGTCCCCTCGTGTGCGGGAGATGTTGGGATACAGTGAGGAAGAATTTCCCGACATTCTCGAGAGCTGGGCCTCCCGGTTACACCCCGACGATCGCGAGGGCGTCTTCCGGCGGTTGCAGGCCTGCATGGAAGAGGGCGTCTCCCACTACGATGTCGAATACCGGCTTCTCAACAAACAACAGGAGTACCAATGGTTTCACGCGCGGGCCGAGGTGGTTCAGCGGGATGCGCAAGGCCGTGCAGTCCGCATGGCCGGTGCTTTGCAAGACATCACCGATCGCAAACGGACCGAGGCCAACCTCATCCTCAGCGAAGAACGGTTGCGCATGGCGCTGGCCGCATCGGACCTCGGCATTTGGGATTGGGATGTGCCTTCGAACCGGCTTTACTGGTCGGACGGCGTCGAGGCCCTGTTCGGGCTGGCTCCCGGCTCCTTTCCCGGCACCTATCCCGCGTATATCGGCCTGATTTACCTAGTGGATCGCGGCTCGACCCTGACCCGCATCGAACTCAGCCTGCGCGACCACACCTCCATCACCATCCGGCATCGGGTGGTTTGGCCAGACGGCACGATACATTGGCTGGCATGGACGGGACGGATCTACAGAGGGACGGACGGCGTGGCTACGCGCGTGCTCGGCATCATTCACGACACGAAGGGGCTCACCGGCGAATAG
- a CDS encoding ABC transporter substrate-binding protein, with protein MRVAHPSAAGRYLALRHILVVLLWLLLGMPVASATDVIILKSSDIAAYNQAINGFKAALPSGIVLSEYDLQGDLEKGRKLARKIRASDPALVFAVGLKAAKAAQLEIVDIPVVYAMVLDPSKYGLTTQNMTGILLEVPIERQLAMMRNLLPQLKHIGTLYDPAKTTALIDEARRLLKPNGTDLIPLQVNNERDVPGGLRALLPSVDALWLVPDSTVLNDESLRFILNTALEERVPVIGFSREFARSGALLCLSVNYGDIGRQAGQLSRKLLDGQLSLPMKPWHPERIETSLNLKTAKFLGIEIPRDIEQQADELY; from the coding sequence GTGAGAGTGGCACATCCTTCCGCCGCTGGGCGTTATCTCGCGCTCCGTCACATCCTGGTCGTCCTCCTGTGGTTGCTGCTCGGCATGCCGGTCGCCTCGGCGACCGACGTCATCATCCTCAAATCCTCGGATATCGCAGCCTATAACCAAGCCATCAACGGGTTCAAAGCCGCTCTGCCCAGCGGCATTGTGCTGTCCGAATACGATCTGCAGGGAGACCTGGAGAAGGGACGGAAACTTGCGCGAAAGATCCGTGCCTCTGATCCAGCCCTGGTGTTCGCCGTGGGCCTGAAAGCGGCAAAGGCGGCTCAGTTGGAGATCGTCGATATTCCGGTGGTCTACGCCATGGTGTTGGATCCCTCCAAGTACGGGCTCACGACCCAGAATATGACCGGCATTCTCCTAGAGGTTCCGATCGAGCGCCAGCTGGCCATGATGAGAAATTTGCTACCTCAACTCAAACACATCGGCACGCTCTACGATCCGGCAAAAACCACGGCGCTCATCGACGAAGCCAGGCGCCTGCTGAAGCCCAACGGAACGGACCTGATCCCGCTTCAGGTCAACAATGAGCGGGACGTCCCCGGAGGCCTGCGAGCCTTACTTCCGTCCGTCGATGCCCTCTGGCTCGTGCCGGATTCCACGGTCCTGAACGACGAGTCTCTTCGGTTTATTCTCAATACGGCGTTGGAAGAGCGGGTCCCGGTCATTGGATTTTCACGGGAATTTGCACGAAGCGGAGCCCTTTTGTGCCTCTCCGTCAACTACGGCGACATCGGGCGCCAAGCCGGTCAGCTCAGCCGCAAACTCCTCGACGGGCAGCTGTCGCTCCCTATGAAACCGTGGCACCCTGAACGCATCGAAACCAGCTTGAATCTCAAGACGGCCAAATTCCTCGGCATCGAGATCCCTCGAGACATCGAGCAACAGGCCGACGAGCTGTATTGA
- a CDS encoding HAMP domain-containing sensor histidine kinase, translated as MKGPAVNNPTLSPTAPPYLTSGPGRFISLRTKFVVVFSLILVLACAGMSWYFIHSKRLAMTEQVRDLGVILVKNLAHNVRYGIIIEERAMLEQFIAGVLGVEEVVYVRITSADGQVLTEKSKGTLTSPLGTLRSSDRPFYPSLDIAASLIRTPGSEPTVTHLRLTAAGAVPLQESGSTLFVSTSGLQEETFYDFALPVLRRSEPRLEALALQEAEAHGTQGAQATPHAFGVVQVGLTEVPMQRELAQALRAFLLLTLGIITTGILCTNLLARRIITPLRNLAAGARKVSEGDLSTFVVPTTQDEVGQLTALFNLMTKSLQERDQAISTNLETIRRHLMQLSTINQSSAAITSTLDLDRLLSTVLQLLSENLGFARMVLFLWDSERGVATVGQMLGMPPEAEEVARQLEIPVREDAGFAAELLIRGKPLFVPDIEPVADRISPAVLPWLRQVGISSFVAVPLRSQQRILGYLGADRGTIPCTEEDLELLMTIASHVAVAVDNARAYTKLATLTEHLERRVQERTHELQTVNERLQDHDQRRSKFVSVASHELRTPMTSIKGFIENMLDGLTGQLSERQTHYLQRVKHNVDRLTRIINQLLDWSRLDVGRVDIKPESLQIDEFTRDVVESIQTLAAEKSIRLEVLPCNQPITVRADRDKLEQIIFNLVGNAIKFTPPSGHVTVSCSICDANYAQITVADTGCGIAPDQLPHVFTEFSKVESAMPTSQGAQLGLFITKSLVALHGGQMCVDSQLGAGTKFYFTLPLAPTPPSKP; from the coding sequence ATGAAAGGACCAGCCGTGAACAATCCCACACTCTCCCCCACCGCGCCGCCCTACCTCACGAGCGGTCCGGGACGTTTTATCAGCCTCCGGACCAAGTTCGTGGTGGTGTTTAGTTTGATCCTCGTCCTCGCCTGTGCCGGCATGAGTTGGTATTTCATTCACAGCAAACGCCTCGCCATGACGGAACAGGTGCGGGACCTTGGAGTCATCCTGGTCAAAAACCTCGCACATAACGTCCGCTACGGCATCATCATCGAGGAACGGGCGATGCTCGAACAATTCATTGCGGGAGTCCTGGGCGTCGAAGAGGTGGTGTATGTGCGGATCACCAGTGCCGACGGCCAAGTGCTGACAGAGAAAAGCAAGGGCACGTTGACGAGCCCGCTTGGGACGTTGCGTTCCTCCGATCGCCCCTTCTACCCAAGCCTCGACATCGCGGCCTCACTCATCCGGACCCCCGGTTCTGAACCTACCGTAACACACCTGCGGCTCACCGCCGCCGGGGCCGTTCCTCTTCAGGAAAGCGGTTCCACGCTGTTCGTTTCGACCTCCGGTCTCCAGGAAGAGACATTTTATGATTTTGCCCTCCCGGTGTTACGGCGATCCGAGCCCCGCCTCGAAGCATTAGCCCTTCAGGAAGCAGAGGCACACGGCACACAGGGTGCCCAGGCAACGCCGCACGCATTCGGGGTGGTCCAAGTCGGACTCACGGAAGTGCCGATGCAACGGGAACTTGCACAGGCCTTGCGCGCCTTTCTCCTGCTCACCCTCGGAATCATTACGACCGGCATTCTGTGCACGAATTTGCTCGCCCGCCGCATTATCACTCCGCTGCGCAATCTTGCCGCCGGCGCGCGAAAAGTCAGCGAGGGAGACCTCTCCACCTTCGTGGTGCCGACCACGCAGGATGAAGTCGGTCAACTCACCGCACTCTTCAATCTCATGACGAAATCGCTCCAGGAGCGGGACCAAGCCATTTCGACCAACCTGGAAACCATCCGTCGCCATCTGATGCAACTCTCGACCATCAATCAGTCGAGTGCGGCGATCACCTCCACGCTGGACCTCGACCGTCTGCTGTCCACCGTCCTTCAATTGCTCAGTGAGAATTTAGGATTCGCCCGAATGGTGCTGTTTTTGTGGGATAGCGAACGAGGCGTCGCCACGGTGGGACAAATGCTGGGCATGCCCCCGGAAGCGGAGGAGGTCGCTCGACAACTAGAGATTCCCGTGCGAGAGGACGCGGGCTTTGCCGCCGAACTCCTAATCCGCGGCAAACCCCTGTTTGTTCCGGATATCGAACCGGTCGCCGATCGCATCTCCCCCGCCGTTCTCCCCTGGCTTCGTCAGGTGGGAATCTCCTCGTTTGTCGCCGTACCGCTGCGCAGTCAACAGCGGATCTTGGGGTACTTGGGGGCAGACCGAGGAACCATCCCGTGCACCGAGGAGGATTTGGAGCTCTTGATGACGATCGCGAGCCACGTGGCGGTGGCGGTGGACAATGCGCGAGCCTATACCAAACTCGCCACACTCACGGAACACCTCGAACGGCGCGTCCAGGAACGGACCCACGAGCTACAGACGGTGAACGAACGCCTTCAGGATCACGACCAGCGGCGTTCGAAATTTGTGTCGGTCGCTTCACACGAATTGCGCACGCCTATGACTTCGATCAAAGGCTTCATCGAGAACATGCTCGACGGGCTGACGGGGCAGCTTTCCGAACGGCAAACCCACTATCTGCAACGTGTCAAACACAACGTGGATCGATTGACCAGGATCATCAATCAACTCCTGGATTGGTCCAGGCTGGACGTCGGACGCGTCGACATCAAACCGGAATCACTACAGATCGATGAGTTCACCCGAGATGTGGTGGAGAGCATTCAAACGCTGGCTGCGGAAAAATCCATCAGGCTCGAGGTTCTGCCCTGCAACCAGCCGATCACCGTGCGTGCCGACCGCGACAAGCTGGAGCAGATTATCTTCAACTTGGTCGGCAATGCCATCAAGTTCACTCCCCCTTCAGGGCATGTCACGGTCAGCTGCAGCATCTGCGACGCGAACTACGCCCAAATCACGGTGGCCGACACCGGGTGTGGGATTGCGCCGGACCAATTGCCGCATGTCTTTACCGAGTTCTCCAAGGTCGAATCGGCGATGCCGACATCACAAGGAGCGCAGCTGGGACTCTTCATCACGAAGAGTCTGGTGGCCTTACATGGCGGACAGATGTGTGTGGATAGCCAACTCGGTGCGGGAACCAAGTTCTACTTCACGCTCCCGCTTGCCCCTACGCCACCATCCAAACCGTAG